AGAACTGAATATCATTGCTCTAGATGTGGAGGTCATCAAGGGCATGTCTTTAATGATGGACCACGCCCTACAGGAAAAAGATACTGCAATAACGGCTTAGCATTAAGGTTTGTTCCAGATTAAAAAAATTGTGCGGCCTTCCGCAACTTGTTTTGTGCATCACTTTATTGGAAAATAGTTTTATTAAATTTTTAGAAAAATGATTGAAAATCAATCAGACAATATTGATATTAAAGAAAATGATGTTCCTAATCAGGATAGTGTTCCTGAGGATACTTTATCTGTTGAAGATAAAATAGTCGAAAAGGAAGAATTATCTCCACAAAATTCAGAAGAAATAAATACTGAAGAATTAAAAAATACTATTTCAAATAATGATGCAAGGTTAGAACAGCTAGAAAAAGAGCACGAAACATTAAAAAATCAATATGTAAGAATTTCAGCAGATTTTGATAATTTTAGAAAAAGGCAGTCTAGAGATCAAGATGATTTAAAAGTTCAACTTGTTTCTAAAACTTTAACGGCAATACTTCCAATCGTTGATAATTTTGAGAGAGCAAGACAGCAATTAAAACCTGAAAGTGAAGAAGCTCAAGCTCTTCATAGAAGCTATCAAGGATTGTATAAACAATTGGTGGAAGTTTTAAAACAACAAGGAGTTGCACCTATGAGAGTTGTTGGCCAACAATTTGATCCGAATTTACATGAAGCTGTATTAAGAGAGCCTAGTGAAGAGTTTAAAGAAGATTTTATTGTGGAAGAATTGCAGCGAGGATATCATTTAGAGGGAAAGGTTTTGAGACATGCTTTGGTTAAAGTTTCTATGGGACCTGGTAAAGAAAATTCACAAGAGGAAGTAGAAAAGGATACAGTTGAAGAGGATATTGATTCAGGGGAAAATATCTCTGAAGATGTATAAATTCCAAATTTTTACTTGAGCATTGTCTAATGTCTGATTTTTACCAAATACTTGGAGTTTCACGAGATGCTGATGCGGATACCTTAAAAAGGGCGTATAGAAAATTAGCAAGACAATATCATCCTGACGTTAATAAAGAACCTGGTGCTGAAGATAAATTTAAAGAAATTGGCAAGGCTTATGAAGCATTAGCTGATCCAGAAACTAGAGCTAGATATGATCAGTTTGGAGAGGCTGGCCTTGGAGGTGCGGCTGGAATGCCTGATATGGGTGATATGGGCGGGTTTGCAGATTTATTTGAAACTTTTTTTAATGGCTTTGGAGGACAAACTCCTCAGGGTGGAAGAACTCAAAGAAGAGGTCCTCAACAAGGAGATGATTTAAGATATGACCTTAATGTTGACTTTAAAGATGCAATATTTGGCCAACAAAGAGAAATTACAATTCCTCATCTTGAGACATGTGAAGTTTGTAGGGGTACAGGTGCCAAACCAGGAACCGGACCGAAAGCTTGCTCAACTTGTGGAGGAAGTGGACAAGTTAGAAGAGCTACGAGAACACCATTTGGTAATTTCACACAAGTAGCTGAATGTCCTTCGTGTAATGGAACTGGTCAAATAATCTCAGATCCATGTACAAGTTGCGGTGGTAATGGAGTAAAGCAAGTAAGAAAAAAATTACGGATTAATATTCCTGCAGGAGTTGATACCGGTACTAAATTAAGAGTTTCCGGAGAGGGAAATGTTGGTTTGAAAGGGGGCCCACCTGGAGATCTTTATGTTTTTATTAAGGTAAAGAAGGATTCAAAATTAAAAAGAGATGGTGTGACTATTTACTCAGAAATAGCTGTGAGTTATTTACAGGCTATTTTAGGAGATACCGTTGAAATTACTACAGTTGATGGCAATGTTAATTTAAAAATTCCTAGTGGTACGCAACCAAATACAACTCTTTCACTTGAGAATAAAGGGGTACCGAGACTTGGTAATCCAGTTGCTAGAGGAAATCATGAAGTTTTAGTAAAGGTAAAATTGCCAACTCGGATAACTGATGAAGAGCGAAATCTTTTAGAGGGTTTAGCTTCTCAGTATTCAGATAAAAATATCAATTCCAGTAGTGGACTATTTAGTAAATTATTTGGTAAAGAATCTTAATGACTTCTTTAAAGCATTTGGATCTTAAATCAGTTCCATGTCCTTTAAATCTAGTCAAAATTAAATTGGCTTTAGAGAAGTTATCCAAAAATGAACAACTTATTGTTGAATTAGATAAAGGTGAACCAGAAGAAATGGTATTAAAAAATTTAAAAGAGATGGGATGTTTGTATGAACAAATCAATGAACATGAAAAATTTTTAAAAATAAAAATTCTTAATGAAAACTAATAGTAAACATTTAGGTTTAGTTACGAAAAAATTTAATGAATTTTTCTTTGTTGACCTAATAAATAAAGAAAACTTTGTAAATAGCGAAAGATTTTTATGTAAGGTAAAAAAGTCTATAAATTTCAAAGATCAATTCATTTATGTTGGAGATGAAGTAGAAATTGACAATATTGATTTAATTAGCAAACGGGCAGTAATAGCAAGTCTAAAAAAAAGACATAATTTATTAACTAGACCTTCAGTTGCAAATATTTCTAACATTTATATTACTTTTTCAGTTGAAGAACCAAAGTTAAATTTATCTCAAGTTAATAGGTTCTTGATATCAGCAGAATCTATAGGGGTTGAAGTGTCATTAGTTTTGACAAAGTGTGATTTGATATCAGATAAAAAACAGACATTCTTACTTGATAAATTTAAGAAATGGGGTTATCAAGCAATTATTTTAAATTTACATAAATCTGATCACTTTGAAGATTTATTAGTTCAGTTAAAGAAAAAAAAGTGTTCGATTTTTATGGGCCCATCCGGTGTTGGTAAAACTACTTTGCTTAACAAGATAATTCCAGGTCTTCAAAATAGTACTGCTCCAGTTTCCAATAAAATTAAGAGAGGGAAAAACACTACTCGAAATGTTGAGTTATTTTCCATATCTAATCAAAGTTATATTGTTGATACTCCAGGTTTTAATATGCAACCTCTAGAGGTTGATATTAGGTTGATACCAAATCTTTATTCGGAAATATATAAACAAGTAAACGATGAAGGAATTAGATGTAAATTTCGGGACTGCTTACATTTGAATGATGAGGGTTGTAATTTAAATAAATCTTTTGAAAGATATTCTTTTTATAAAGAAATGATCGAGTCTTCTAAGAGTCACTATTATCAAAACCCGGAAGATTAAGATTTAATCCACCAGTTAAATCATTCATTCTTTCTTTCATAGTGGTAGTAGATAATTCATGAGCTTTTTGAATGGCTTGTAGTATGTTTTGCTCAATTTTTTCTTTATCTGAATTTAAAATATTTTCTTGTACTTCTACCTTTAAGGGAAGTTGGTTGCCACTAATCCAGACTTTTACCATTTCATCATCACTTTTCCCTTCAATCTCCATAGATTCAAGTTCATCTTGTAATTTTTGAGCATCTTGTTGTATTTGTTTAGCTTTTTTAAAAGCTTCTGTAAGTTGTCCAAAGTTTGGAAGTCCAAAACCCGCCATTTTAAAAAAAAGTTTCTTTAGTTAGGATAGTCAAAACCAATCATTCTTACTTCCGGTTGCAGATAAATTCCTTTTTTTTGTAGTACTTTTTGTTGAATTACAGTTATTAATTCATAAATATCACTTGAACTTGCTGAAGAAGTGTTGATTATAAAATTTGAATGCATTGTAGAAATTTCTGCTCCCCCAATTTTAAATCCTTTTAAACCCATATCATCAATTAATTTTGCTGCATAATTATTTCCAGGATTTTTAAAAACACTACCAAAACTTGGTAGATGATATGGTTGTGTTTCTGTTTTTAATTTAAGGTTATTTTTGGTTGTTTGAATTAATTGTTTTAGATTCCCATTAGGTTCAAAATGTAATCTTGCACTAATAATTGTTAAATCATTTATTTGAAAAGAGCTAAATCTATACTCAAAATTGATATCTTTTTTTTCAATTTCAAGTTCTTCATTAGTTTTATTATTTATAACTTTTACGGAAATAAGATTTTTTGCTAGCGATAAATTACCTGTGCCAGCATTCATATAAATTGCTCCTCCTAGTGTTCCTGGAATGCCGACAGCCCATTCCCCTCCTTGTAATCCATTTTTAGCAAGAGAATTAGATAATGTTGGGAGCATTACACCTGCTTCCGCTTCAACAATTCCTGTATATGGCTCTATCCTCAGTGATTTTAATTTTTTTGTACAAATAACTAAGCCTTTTATGAAAATATTATTTATTAAAAGATTTGAACCTGCGCCAATTATTTGACATCTTTGTTTGTTTAAATTGGCCCATTGTATTAGATATGAAAATTCTTCTAAATTTCTTGGCTCAGCAAAATATTCAGCTACTCCTCCCACTTTTATAGTTGTATAACTACTTAGATTACAGTTCTCAGAAAAAATTATTTTATTCATAACTTAGTTAACTATTTTAATTGTTGTTTCCATTTAAAATTGACCAGAAATTATGACAATCGCCAGCTCCCATATTCAAAATTAAATCCCCTTTTTGAGTTAATTCGTAAAAATTCTTTGTAACTTCATAATAATTACTTATGTAACTAACATTTTTATTTTTTTTATAAATCAGATCAGTGATAATTTTCGAAGTAATTTTATTTTTGTTTCCTTCTCCTGCTCCATAAATACTGGTTACATAAACAACATCTGCTTTTGATAATTCTTCAGCCAATTCTTTAGTGAATTGCTTTACTCGAGAGTATCTATGAGGTTGAAATATGGCTATTAATCTACTTTTTTGATGTTCAATATTATTTTTTTGCTGAATCAATAATCTTCCTAATTTAATAGTTTCTTTTATTTCGTTTGGGTGATGTGCATAATCATCATATAAAATTCTTTCATCTATCTGGCCTCTGAATTCAAATCTTTTTTTTGGGAGTTTCAGATATTTTATATTTTTCTTAATTTCTATAAAATCTACTCCAATCATTCTTGAAGCTGCTATTGCTGCGGTGATATTGGATAGATTGTGTAATCCTGGAATTGGAATATTTAAACTACTAATAAAATTTCCATTTTCATAATATTTTCCAATTGTGCATTTTGAATTAATTTCAGTCGGAATTATTGCATAGGCTACGTTTTTAGCCGTAGTGTTTGACCACTTATAAGTAGAATAAAAATTTTTTCTTGAGGTTTCACAATCAAAATTAAGTAGTAATTTTTTAGAGTTGTTAGCGAAACTTTTAAAAGAAGATATGACTTCACTTAAATTAGAAAAGTGATCGCAATGATCAAAATCAATATTATTGATTATTCCGATATCAGAATTATATTTGTTAATTGTCCCATCAGATTCATCAACCTCAGCTACTAAGTATTTTGTATTTTCTAAATGACAATTAGAGTTGTAAATAGGAATTATTCCTCCTGTTATTGAAGAAGAATTAAGTGTACATAACTCAAGTATTGTAGATAGAAATGTACTAGTTGATGTTTTTCCGTGGCTGCCGGCTACCGCCAATGCAGTATAAGTGCGCATTAGCATTGCTAGTATCTCTGAACGATGTTTTATTGATAAATTTTTTTCTCTGCAGTACGAAAATTCTTCATTTTCTGGCTTGATCGCTGAGCTTACAACAAAATTAATCATTTTGTTGGTAAATTTTGAAATAACAAATTCAATATTTTGTCGAATTTGAGAAGTAAATATTACTGCACCTAATTCCTCTAATTTTTTAGTTTCATCGTTTTTAACTAAATCAGATCCTGAAACTGAACAACCTTTTTTAAGTAAACCTATTGCTAATGCTGACATCCCAATACCTCCAATCCCAATAAAATGAAAATGACTTTTCAACAGTAATTTTTTATCCAATGTTTACCTTTTACTTAAATCAAAATAACTTCTAGTTAAAATTTTGCTATTTTTTCTTAAAAAAAATGTTTTTTTTTCTTGAATTAATACAAAACAAGACTTATTTGCTTAATAAATCAAAAAAAACTTACGTTATTGCACAAAATTCAGTATGATCAGCAACTTAGGTTAATCTTTTAGAAATTATTAATTATGACTTTGCGTGTTGCAATTAACGGCTTTGGTAGAATTGGTCGAAACTTTATGCGTTGTTGGCTAAGTAGGGGAGCTTACACCAACATTGAAGTAGTTGGAATTAACGTAACTTCAGATCCCAAGACTAATGCTCATCTATTAAAGTATGATTCAGTCCTCGGTCAGCTTGATGGTGTTGATATCAAATATACAGATGATACTTTTGTAATTAATAACAAGACAATTAAATGTTTCTCTGATAGAAACCCAATGAATCTACCTTGGAAAGACTGGGGTGTAGATTTGGTTATTGAATCTACTGGAGTATTTAATACAGACGTAGGTGCAAGTAAGCACTTAGAGGTAGGAGCAAAAAAAGTCATCCTAACTGCTCCTGGTAAAGGTGATGGCGTTGGTACTTATGTAGTTGGAGTCAATGCTGATACATATAAACATAAGGATTATGATATTTTGAGTAATGCTAGTTGTACAACGAACTGTTTAGCTCCAGTAGTTAAAGTTTTAGACCAAACTTTTGGTATTAACAAAGGTTTGATGACTACAATTCATAGTTATACAGGGGATCAAAGAATTTTAGATAATAGTCATAGAGATCTAAGAAGGGCTAGAGCGGCTGCAACAAATATTGTTCCTACTTCTACAGGAGCTGCAAAAGCAGTAGCTCTGGTATACCCAGAAATGAAAGGCAAATTAACAGGAATTGCAATGAGAGTTCCAACTCCTAACGTTTCAGCAGTAGATTTTGTTTTTGAATCATCTAAATCTGTCACAGCTGAAGAAGTGAATAATGCTATCAAGGAAGCATCTCTAAGCTCAATGAAAGGCATTATTAAATATGGAGATGAACCTCTAGTGTCAAGTGATTATGCAGGTACTAATGAATCATCAATTGTAGATAGCGACCTAACTATGTGTATTGGAGATAATCTTGTTAAGGTTCTTGCATGGTATGACAATGAGTGGGGTTATAGTCAGAGGGTTGTAGATTTAGCAGAGATTGTTGCTAAGAATTGGGAATAATTAAAAGTGCTTAAAAGGTGTATTTTTTAATAATGCATCTTTTTTATCATCTATAAATTCTATCGATGGTTCTCCATCAGCAAAATAGCCAATCTCGTTAATATCTTTATCAAGTTTAGATAAATTCTTTGCCCATTTTTTTGGCAATGAGAAAACTAATTCGTAATCTTCACCTCCAAAAAAATAATATTCGTCCCATTTATCTCCCGTTGGCCAATCCTTATCTTTGGGTATTTTTTCATAATTTATTATCGCTTTGCATTTGCTAGCACTTGCTAAATCTTGTAAAGCTTGAAATAGACCATCACTGCTATCAGTACATCCTATTCTTTTGATTTTTTTATTGGAGCGAGTTTTTATAAGATTTTTTAGAAAATTTGGGTAAACTTTAGGGCGACAAAAATGTTCAATGGATTTATTGATTAATCTTTTTTTAAGAGAAATATCATTATCTAAATTAATTTTATTTTTAATTAAAAATCCTAGTTTGCTAAGACCATGAATTCCTGTAGTTAAGATGACATCTCCTGGTTTACATGCGTCTCTTCGTAATTCAAGTTCACCTTGAATCCCAAAGGCAGTAATTGATATGGCTTTTTGATTACCTTTTGAGCAATCTCCTCCAAGAATTATGCCGCCATATTTTTTTAAAGCTTTATTTATTCCTCTATATAAGTCTTCAACCCAAAACCACTCAGTTCTAGCAGGTAGAACAAGGCTTATTGTAATACCTATAGTTTTCTTGCTTCCACTGGATAATAAGTCAGAGATGTTGCTAACAACTGCTTTCCATCCAAGGTCCTGAGGACAAATAGTAATGTCATTGAAATGAACATTTTCTACCAAAGAATCAGTATTAACAAGTAAATTTTTATTTTTAGTTTTGATTAAAGCGCAATCATCTAAAATTTGGTTTTTAGGCATAAATTTCCCTAGCCTATTTATTAATTCTTTTTCCCCTATATCTTCTAATATTTCTTTATGCATTTAATTTGAGGTTTTCAATCCCTTCTAAAACATCTATTGAAATAATTGTGTCATCTTTAGTCAGCTCTTCTAAAACATCAAATCCATCTATAACATAACCAAAGGCAGCATTCCTCCCGTCAATTAAATTGCGACCTGCTGGATTTAATTCTGCTTCATATAGAAAGAAGAAAAATTGTGATGAGCCATCATCAACTGCGGTATTTGAATGGGACCATCCAAGAGTTCCAAGTGTTGCAAAAGGTAATGTTGGCGTCTCTGTGTAAAGACCTAAATCTTCAAAAGTTTGATTATAGAAAGTATCTTTTTCATCAGGAATTCTTATTTCTAAAGGAACGTGACGTTCTTCATTTGTTTCAGCATCTACATAACCAATAGCTTCCCCAATTGGGTCACCTGTTTGCAGTACAAAAAATTCTTCTGCTCTATTAATTGGCAAATCTTTATAAAAATTTTTTGAAGATAAATCTATAAATGCTCCCGCTGTAAGTGGGGCGTTATATCCATCTACAATAGCTTTCATATCTCCTTTGGAGGTCTTTATATTTACTTTTGCTCTGCCAAGTAATCGTGGTAAATTATCAAACTCTTGGGGAATAGGGTATGGAAACTCACTTGGTAGAAAATATTCTTCTAATCCACCTATTTTATCTAAAGCATCTCTTCGGGTCGCTATAAATGAGTACTTATCCTTTGATTTAGAGTAATCTTGAAGGCTATCAAAATTTTCTTTGAGCTCTAAAAATGTTTTTTCAGCAATTTTCTTTTTGTCTTTTGGTAGATCTTGAATTATTTTACTTTGGTTTTTTTTCAGTAAAGATTGACATTTTGTAACAGTTTTCGTGAGAGCGGGCCATCTTCCTCCTCTTACAAGGTCACTAGTTTCTTCCAGTTTGTGTTGAAGTTCTTGTAACTCAACTTGCTTGATAGGGAGTGCGTTTCTGAGGATTGCACTAGGGTCTTTTACTGCATTTCCAGTAGGTAAATCCGCTAGTACTTGAATCGGTTTTAAGAGAAAAACCTGTAAAATTACAATCGATAGAATTAAGAAAAGTTTGTTCTGATTTGATAAGAATTTTTGCATAGCACTCTTGCAGGTTTATGATCCTTGGGGATATAATACAGGAATGATTTCCAGTAACGATTTTCGCACAGGTACTACCATCGAATTGGATGGACAAGTTTGGCGTGTTGTAGAATTTCTACATGTCAAGCCTGGCAAGGGTTCTGCTTTCGTGCGAACAAAATTAAAATCAGTTCAAAGCGGCAACGTGGTTGAAAAAACTTTTCGAGCCGGAGAATCAGTACAGCAGGCTATCCTTGAGAAGTCTAACCTCCAGCATACATATGTGGAGTCCGGAGATTATGTTTTTATGGATATGACAAGTTTCGAAGAGACTAGACTTTCCTCTGAACAAATTGGAAAAGGGGCAAAGTATTTGAAAGAGGGAATGGAGGTCACAGTCATTTTCCACAATGGTAAAGTTTTAGAAGTTGAACTTCCAATATCTATTACTTTGAAAGTTACTGAGACTGATCCTGGAGTTAAAGGGGATACTGCTAGTGGGGGCACGAAACCAGCTATTCTAGAAACAGGTGCTCAAGTTATGGTACCTTTATTTATTTCTGTGGGAGAAATGATTAAAGTTGATACTCGTAACGATAGTTATCTTGGACGTGAAAATTAATGGCTATGAAACTAGATCATGAAGACTTAAATCGCTTAATAGAGAAAATCTCAATAAGCGATATTCAAGAATTCTCATTAGAGGGAGAAGATTTTAAACTCGAAATAAAGCGGAATTTATTTGATCAGAACCAATTTACTAATAATTCAGTTTCAAAAACTTCATCTGACAGTCAAGTAATTTCTAATCAAAAATCTATTAATGATAATGTCCAAATAGTTAATGAGCCAAAGGTACCTCAGGTAGCTCCTCCTGGACGCTCAGACCTGATTGATATTACTTCACCTATGGTTGGCACGTTTTATAGAGCTGCAGCGCCAGGCGAGGACCCTTTCGTTGAAATAGGAAATAATGTTAAAGTCGGCCAAACTATTTGTATTTTGGAAGCTATGAAGTTAATGAATGAGATTGAGTCTGAATTTAATGCTGAAATAGTAGAGATTCTTGTTGAAAATGGGACTCCAGTTGAATTTGGTCAAGTTCTAATGCGTGTTAAGCAGTCTTGAATTTTTAGTCATTTCTACGGCAGCTTTTATAGCTTCAACCATACTTTGTGATTGAGCAATGCCTTTGCCGGCAATATCAAATCCTGTTCCATGATCAGGAGAAGTTCTTATGAAAGGTAAACCTATTGTTGTATTTACTGAGTAATTAAGAGCTATAACCTTCATCGGTATTAAACCTTGATCATGATACATAGCAAGAATACCATCATGTTTTTCAGCATCTTTTTGTCTCCAAGCTTTTGCGGAAGAATTCCAACAACTATCTGGTGATAAAGGTCCTAATAATTCAATATCTTTATTCTTAGCATTCCAAGCAATCAAAGAATTACTAAGCCAATCTTTTTCTTCATTTCCCAAAATACCTTCTTCGCCAGCATGAGGGTTTAATCCAGCAACTCTTAAAGTAGGTTTCTTTTCATACGAGAGACAAAATTCTTTTAAAAGATCTAATTTGGCGTGGATTAAATTTGTATTTAGTCTTTTTGGTACTTCACAAAGTGCTATGTGAGTTGTAGCTAGTAATGTATTAAATCTCCAACCTGTTATTGGTGATTTAGCTGTGAATAACATACCGAAATTTTTTACTCTGCATGATTTTGCTATTACTTCTGTTTGCCCAGAAAAGTTATGGCCAGCAAGTGCCCATGATTTTTTGCAAATTGGGCCAGTCACAAGTGCTGAATTAGGATATTGTTTTACAATTTCAATTGCTTTTGTTAGGTAATAAAAACTTGAATGTCCATAACTTGATTGAGATTCATTTTTAGATGAAGAAATTTCGATATTGTGAATTTGTAAATTTTTTGGGTTTGCGATTTTTTTCAATCCTAGATTTTTAAGTTGTGTATATGTATTCTCTAGATTATTTTTTGACCCAACTAATATATAGTCAGTATTCTCTGGTATCTCACGAGAACCAAGAGCTTTTAAAATTATTTCAGGTCCTATACCAGACTCATCACCGACACTTAATACAATCTTAAATTTTTCACTAGTATTTTTTATATTCATTAAAAGTTTTTAAATTAATATTCAAAGATTTAAAAAGCAGTTTTTTAGGCCAAGTTTATAGTTTTTATAAATTAGTTTATATCCTAATGTTTCGCATAATAATTTATTAGAAACTTTTCTGTTTTCCATCCAAAATGA
This region of Prochlorococcus marinus str. GP2 genomic DNA includes:
- the rsgA gene encoding ribosome small subunit-dependent GTPase A, with amino-acid sequence MKTNSKHLGLVTKKFNEFFFVDLINKENFVNSERFLCKVKKSINFKDQFIYVGDEVEIDNIDLISKRAVIASLKKRHNLLTRPSVANISNIYITFSVEEPKLNLSQVNRFLISAESIGVEVSLVLTKCDLISDKKQTFLLDKFKKWGYQAIILNLHKSDHFEDLLVQLKKKKCSIFMGPSGVGKTTLLNKIIPGLQNSTAPVSNKIKRGKNTTRNVELFSISNQSYIVDTPGFNMQPLEVDIRLIPNLYSEIYKQVNDEGIRCKFRDCLHLNDEGCNLNKSFERYSFYKEMIESSKSHYYQNPED
- the gap gene encoding type I glyceraldehyde-3-phosphate dehydrogenase gives rise to the protein MTLRVAINGFGRIGRNFMRCWLSRGAYTNIEVVGINVTSDPKTNAHLLKYDSVLGQLDGVDIKYTDDTFVINNKTIKCFSDRNPMNLPWKDWGVDLVIESTGVFNTDVGASKHLEVGAKKVILTAPGKGDGVGTYVVGVNADTYKHKDYDILSNASCTTNCLAPVVKVLDQTFGINKGLMTTIHSYTGDQRILDNSHRDLRRARAAATNIVPTSTGAAKAVALVYPEMKGKLTGIAMRVPTPNVSAVDFVFESSKSVTAEEVNNAIKEASLSSMKGIIKYGDEPLVSSDYAGTNESSIVDSDLTMCIGDNLVKVLAWYDNEWGYSQRVVDLAEIVAKNWE
- a CDS encoding peptidylprolyl isomerase yields the protein MQKFLSNQNKLFLILSIVILQVFLLKPIQVLADLPTGNAVKDPSAILRNALPIKQVELQELQHKLEETSDLVRGGRWPALTKTVTKCQSLLKKNQSKIIQDLPKDKKKIAEKTFLELKENFDSLQDYSKSKDKYSFIATRRDALDKIGGLEEYFLPSEFPYPIPQEFDNLPRLLGRAKVNIKTSKGDMKAIVDGYNAPLTAGAFIDLSSKNFYKDLPINRAEEFFVLQTGDPIGEAIGYVDAETNEERHVPLEIRIPDEKDTFYNQTFEDLGLYTETPTLPFATLGTLGWSHSNTAVDDGSSQFFFFLYEAELNPAGRNLIDGRNAAFGYVIDGFDVLEELTKDDTIISIDVLEGIENLKLNA
- the grpE gene encoding nucleotide exchange factor GrpE codes for the protein MIENQSDNIDIKENDVPNQDSVPEDTLSVEDKIVEKEELSPQNSEEINTEELKNTISNNDARLEQLEKEHETLKNQYVRISADFDNFRKRQSRDQDDLKVQLVSKTLTAILPIVDNFERARQQLKPESEEAQALHRSYQGLYKQLVEVLKQQGVAPMRVVGQQFDPNLHEAVLREPSEEFKEDFIVEELQRGYHLEGKVLRHALVKVSMGPGKENSQEEVEKDTVEEDIDSGENISEDV
- the efp gene encoding elongation factor P gives rise to the protein MISSNDFRTGTTIELDGQVWRVVEFLHVKPGKGSAFVRTKLKSVQSGNVVEKTFRAGESVQQAILEKSNLQHTYVESGDYVFMDMTSFEETRLSSEQIGKGAKYLKEGMEVTVIFHNGKVLEVELPISITLKVTETDPGVKGDTASGGTKPAILETGAQVMVPLFISVGEMIKVDTRNDSYLGREN
- a CDS encoding YbaB/EbfC family nucleoid-associated protein; its protein translation is MAGFGLPNFGQLTEAFKKAKQIQQDAQKLQDELESMEIEGKSDDEMVKVWISGNQLPLKVEVQENILNSDKEKIEQNILQAIQKAHELSTTTMKERMNDLTGGLNLNLPGFDNSDS
- the accB gene encoding acetyl-CoA carboxylase biotin carboxyl carrier protein produces the protein MAMKLDHEDLNRLIEKISISDIQEFSLEGEDFKLEIKRNLFDQNQFTNNSVSKTSSDSQVISNQKSINDNVQIVNEPKVPQVAPPGRSDLIDITSPMVGTFYRAAAPGEDPFVEIGNNVKVGQTICILEAMKLMNEIESEFNAEIVEILVENGTPVEFGQVLMRVKQS
- the dnaJ gene encoding molecular chaperone DnaJ, coding for MSDFYQILGVSRDADADTLKRAYRKLARQYHPDVNKEPGAEDKFKEIGKAYEALADPETRARYDQFGEAGLGGAAGMPDMGDMGGFADLFETFFNGFGGQTPQGGRTQRRGPQQGDDLRYDLNVDFKDAIFGQQREITIPHLETCEVCRGTGAKPGTGPKACSTCGGSGQVRRATRTPFGNFTQVAECPSCNGTGQIISDPCTSCGGNGVKQVRKKLRINIPAGVDTGTKLRVSGEGNVGLKGGPPGDLYVFIKVKKDSKLKRDGVTIYSEIAVSYLQAILGDTVEITTVDGNVNLKIPSGTQPNTTLSLENKGVPRLGNPVARGNHEVLVKVKLPTRITDEERNLLEGLASQYSDKNINSSSGLFSKLFGKES
- the thiL gene encoding thiamine-phosphate kinase, giving the protein MHKEILEDIGEKELINRLGKFMPKNQILDDCALIKTKNKNLLVNTDSLVENVHFNDITICPQDLGWKAVVSNISDLLSSGSKKTIGITISLVLPARTEWFWVEDLYRGINKALKKYGGIILGGDCSKGNQKAISITAFGIQGELELRRDACKPGDVILTTGIHGLSKLGFLIKNKINLDNDISLKKRLINKSIEHFCRPKVYPNFLKNLIKTRSNKKIKRIGCTDSSDGLFQALQDLASASKCKAIINYEKIPKDKDWPTGDKWDEYYFFGGEDYELVFSLPKKWAKNLSKLDKDINEIGYFADGEPSIEFIDDKKDALLKNTPFKHF
- the pdxA gene encoding 4-hydroxythreonine-4-phosphate dehydrogenase PdxA, yielding MNIKNTSEKFKIVLSVGDESGIGPEIILKALGSREIPENTDYILVGSKNNLENTYTQLKNLGLKKIANPKNLQIHNIEISSSKNESQSSYGHSSFYYLTKAIEIVKQYPNSALVTGPICKKSWALAGHNFSGQTEVIAKSCRVKNFGMLFTAKSPITGWRFNTLLATTHIALCEVPKRLNTNLIHAKLDLLKEFCLSYEKKPTLRVAGLNPHAGEEGILGNEEKDWLSNSLIAWNAKNKDIELLGPLSPDSCWNSSAKAWRQKDAEKHDGILAMYHDQGLIPMKVIALNYSVNTTIGLPFIRTSPDHGTGFDIAGKGIAQSQSMVEAIKAAVEMTKNSRLLNTH
- the murB gene encoding UDP-N-acetylmuramate dehydrogenase, yielding MNKIIFSENCNLSSYTTIKVGGVAEYFAEPRNLEEFSYLIQWANLNKQRCQIIGAGSNLLINNIFIKGLVICTKKLKSLRIEPYTGIVEAEAGVMLPTLSNSLAKNGLQGGEWAVGIPGTLGGAIYMNAGTGNLSLAKNLISVKVINNKTNEELEIEKKDINFEYRFSSFQINDLTIISARLHFEPNGNLKQLIQTTKNNLKLKTETQPYHLPSFGSVFKNPGNNYAAKLIDDMGLKGFKIGGAEISTMHSNFIINTSSASSSDIYELITVIQQKVLQKKGIYLQPEVRMIGFDYPN
- the murC gene encoding UDP-N-acetylmuramate--L-alanine ligase, whose protein sequence is MDKKLLLKSHFHFIGIGGIGMSALAIGLLKKGCSVSGSDLVKNDETKKLEELGAVIFTSQIRQNIEFVISKFTNKMINFVVSSAIKPENEEFSYCREKNLSIKHRSEILAMLMRTYTALAVAGSHGKTSTSTFLSTILELCTLNSSSITGGIIPIYNSNCHLENTKYLVAEVDESDGTINKYNSDIGIINNIDFDHCDHFSNLSEVISSFKSFANNSKKLLLNFDCETSRKNFYSTYKWSNTTAKNVAYAIIPTEINSKCTIGKYYENGNFISSLNIPIPGLHNLSNITAAIAASRMIGVDFIEIKKNIKYLKLPKKRFEFRGQIDERILYDDYAHHPNEIKETIKLGRLLIQQKNNIEHQKSRLIAIFQPHRYSRVKQFTKELAEELSKADVVYVTSIYGAGEGNKNKITSKIITDLIYKKNKNVSYISNYYEVTKNFYELTQKGDLILNMGAGDCHNFWSILNGNNN
- a CDS encoding sulfurtransferase TusA family protein encodes the protein MTSLKHLDLKSVPCPLNLVKIKLALEKLSKNEQLIVELDKGEPEEMVLKNLKEMGCLYEQINEHEKFLKIKILNEN